In Meiothermus sp. QL-1, the sequence GCAAACGTCCCGCCGGAGCTGGGCTTCCCCACCGATTTCTGCTAGAACCGGCTCCAGGGCTTCCAGGGCCTCCTCGGCGAAGTCCTGGTTGACCGTGAAGGCCATCTGGGTGCGGCTCGGCTCGTGGCCGGGCACGCCCTGGATAATCATGTCCACCGCCACCCCCTTGCGCCCTAGGGCCTCGAAGACCTGGGCGGCGATGCCAGGGCGGTCGGGGATGCCCACCAGGCCAATCTGGGCAATCTCCTCGTCGAGGGCTACGCCGGTCACCGGGCGGTCGAGTTCCATGCCGTCCTCCGTTACCAGGGTTCCTGGGTTGTAAGAGAAGCTGCTGCGCACGTGAATCCTCACCTTGTAGCGCTTTCCGTAGTAGACCGCCCGGGGGTGGAGCACCCTGGCCCCCAGGGCGGCCATCTCGAGCATCTGGTCGTAGCCGATGCGGGGGAGTTTCTGGGCCTCAGGGATGGCATGAGGGTCGGTGGTGTAGACCCCTTCGGTGTCGGTGAAAATTTCGCACTCCTCCGCCCCCAGCGCAGCGGCCAGGGCCACCGCGGTGGTGTCGGAGCCGCCCCGCCCCAAAGTGGTGAGCTCGCCCTCGGGGGTGGTGCCCATGAAGCCCGCCACCACC encodes:
- a CDS encoding aspartate kinase translates to MALVVQKYGGTSVGDLDRIHKVAQRIHHYREKGHRLAVVVSAMGRMTDELIALAKRVNRRPPPRELDMLTTIGEQQSVALLSMQLNAMGIPARGFTQHQIGITTDGRYGDARILRVEPTLIQQSLERGEVAVVAGFMGTTPEGELTTLGRGGSDTTAVALAAALGAEECEIFTDTEGVYTTDPHAIPEAQKLPRIGYDQMLEMAALGARVLHPRAVYYGKRYKVRIHVRSSFSYNPGTLVTEDGMELDRPVTGVALDEEIAQIGLVGIPDRPGIAAQVFEALGRKGVAVDMIIQGVPGHEPSRTQMAFTVNQDFAEEALEALEPVLAEIGGEAQLRRDVCKISIVGVALASTPGIPARMFQALASVGANIEMIASSEVRISAIIPSQYAEAALRAVHSAFELDKPIR